The following DNA comes from Meiothermus sp..
CGTAGTAGAGCACCTCGCGTGGGACAAAGCCGGGTTTGCTGGCCCGCAACACCAGCTTGCCGTAGGGGGTGGGGGCCTGGGGCCTGGGGAGAAGCTCCAGGGTAATCTCGGTATCGCTTTCTGCTTCGACCCTGGGGGTGAAGTCTTGCTCGAGGTCGCGCCCGGCCAGGTCGCTGTAGGAAAGGTCGGAGCCCAAAAAGCTATCGCTGCGCCCGCTGGGGGGCAGCCGCAGAACCCGCTTGAGGGTGGGGTTGTACAACTGAATGTTGTCCCCCACCCGCAAAAAAGCCTGCCCGGCCTCCCTGGGTGGGGCTTTGACCCAGGTGATGGCCCGCTCGTTGCCGTCCGAGGCTACCTCGAGCACCAACTGGGTCTGGCGCTCCGGGCGGGTGATGTTCAGGGTGAGGGTAGCCCGCAGGCTGCCCCCCCGCTGGTTGTCCACCACGGCTTTGAGCACGGCCTGAGGGTCGGTGGCAGCGTTGCTGGGCCCCAGCCCGAGCAAACATATAAGCAACAAAAATCGTAGGTTCATCCAGGGCCTCCGGTTTACTCCGTTCGCATGGCCTCGGCGGGGTTGAGGGCCAGCACCCGCCGGGCCGGAATCAGAATCGAGAAAAGCGCGGCCAGGGCAATGGTCAGGGCTGCATAGAGCGCATACAGGGGGCTCTGGGCGGTGTAGATTTCACCACCGATGCCCAAAATCTCCCAGGCCGCCCCATAGCTGGCAAAAACAGGCCCCAGCACGTTCTGGGTGGCCATCCAGTAATTGAGCGCATAGCCCAGTACCAGCCCCAAAGCCCAGCCCAGGCTGGTGGCAAACACCGTCTCGAGCGTGACCATGGCCGCCAGGCGCGGGGGGGTCATGCCCACGGCCCCCATCATGCCGAACTCGCGGGTGCGCTCGAGCACGCTCACCAGCACGGTGCTGGTCACGGCCAGGGCAGCAAACAGCGAGAAAATCATCCCAATCAAAAAGGTGGAGCTCTGTTTGGTGCCAATGGCCGAGGAGAGCCCGCCCAGCAACTGGGTCAGGTCGTAGGCCCGCAGGTTCTCCGGCAGCACCGGTTGCAAAGCCTCGGCAATCCGGGCCTCCTGGCCCCGGGTTACGTCCAGGGCTACCCCGGTGGCGGTTTGCAGGCCGGTGAGCACCCGGGCGTCCTGGATATGCACCAGTACTGTGCCCCGGTCTACCGGGGCAATGCCCGATTTCACCAGCCCCACCACCTGCAACCCCAGGGCCTGTGGCCCGGCCAGCGCCGAGGTGTCCAGCACCACCCGCTCCCCCAGCCGCGCGTCCAAGCGCTCGGCCAGTTGCTGTCCCAGCACCACCTCACCAGGCTGCTCCAGCATGCGGCCCTGGGCAATGGCGCCGGGTAGGTTGCTAACCTTGGCCTCGAGCAGGGGGTCTACCCCTCGAGCCCGCACCGCATCGGCGGTGTAGGCCGAGCGAATCAAAGCGGGGAACTCGAGGCGCGGCGCAGCGGCCTTTACGCCGGGCTGGGCCTCCACCCTGGGCAAAAAATCCAGGCTGGGCAGACCCTGCTCGGGGTCGGGGTCTTCGAAATATTGTGGAGTGGTGATGAGGGCCGGTGCGCTCAGGAATCGGGCGTTGCCCACCTGCACCGACTGAGCAAAACCGTCTTGTACTCCCCAGAACAGAATGGTGGTGATGGTGGCATAGGCCACCACCAGCACCAGCAGCCAGGTACGCCGCCGATGCCGCCAGATGTTGCGCCAGGCCAGCCGGGGTAGGGCAGGGGCGCTTGTGGTTTTGGGTGTCATCGGAACCTCCTGGGTTCAACTGCGTGGCTTTGGTTTGGGTTTGCCTCTACGCTTGCGGCGCTGTTCCAGTCGCTCAAACATGCCTTTCAGTTCTTCTTCAAAAAAGCTATATATCTGGTGCATCTCCAAAAGCCGCTCACTTCGCTCCGGCGGTGCATTTTCCATCAGTTGCAGCCCCTTTTCGGCCAGTTTTTTGTAGGTAACCAGGCTGGCCAGGCCGTTTTTGACGCGCTCGGTCCAGATGCCGGGGCGCACGCGGTAAAAATCGCTCCGGGCCCCGCGCTTGGGCACTTTTTCGATCAGGTGCATCTGGGTGAGTAGCCGGGTCATGGTGCTGATGGAGGCCTTGCTCACGCCCAGGGTGGCGACCAGCTGAGCAGCGGTCTGTTCGGGGGGGTCGCAGACCATCAGCCAGCCCAGGATTCGCCCGGCTATCCGCGGGAGCCCCGCAGCTTCGTAGGCCAGGGCGAACTCCTCGACAAAATCATGCAGGACATCGGACACAGCCTGAGTTTATACAGTTTTGTAGAGTTTAGTCAATACTGAACAAAATAGCGCCATGAACCATGGAGAAACGGGGTGAGGTTTCACCCCGTTTCGGACGATGGGTTTGCCGGTCAACTAGCCGTTCTGGGGGTTCCCAGCCAGTCGTAGATCAGCACCACCGCAGCAATCAGGTTGACTACGATGTTCCAGCCGCCGGTGG
Coding sequences within:
- a CDS encoding outer membrane lipoprotein-sorting protein; amino-acid sequence: MNLRFLLLICLLGLGPSNAATDPQAVLKAVVDNQRGGSLRATLTLNITRPERQTQLVLEVASDGNERAITWVKAPPREAGQAFLRVGDNIQLYNPTLKRVLRLPPSGRSDSFLGSDLSYSDLAGRDLEQDFTPRVEAESDTEITLELLPRPQAPTPYGKLVLRASKPGFVPREVLYYDQRGQAVRKITFAQWAQVGGRSFPTQVTVEDLLRPGHRTQMVYSNYRFGVPIPESCFTVRALEAGC
- a CDS encoding FtsX-like permease family protein; this encodes MTPKTTSAPALPRLAWRNIWRHRRRTWLLVLVVAYATITTILFWGVQDGFAQSVQVGNARFLSAPALITTPQYFEDPDPEQGLPSLDFLPRVEAQPGVKAAAPRLEFPALIRSAYTADAVRARGVDPLLEAKVSNLPGAIAQGRMLEQPGEVVLGQQLAERLDARLGERVVLDTSALAGPQALGLQVVGLVKSGIAPVDRGTVLVHIQDARVLTGLQTATGVALDVTRGQEARIAEALQPVLPENLRAYDLTQLLGGLSSAIGTKQSSTFLIGMIFSLFAALAVTSTVLVSVLERTREFGMMGAVGMTPPRLAAMVTLETVFATSLGWALGLVLGYALNYWMATQNVLGPVFASYGAAWEILGIGGEIYTAQSPLYALYAALTIALAALFSILIPARRVLALNPAEAMRTE
- a CDS encoding GbsR/MarR family transcriptional regulator, with protein sequence MSDVLHDFVEEFALAYEAAGLPRIAGRILGWLMVCDPPEQTAAQLVATLGVSKASISTMTRLLTQMHLIEKVPKRGARSDFYRVRPGIWTERVKNGLASLVTYKKLAEKGLQLMENAPPERSERLLEMHQIYSFFEEELKGMFERLEQRRKRRGKPKPKPRS